The Fusobacterium sp. FSA-380-WT-3A genome has a window encoding:
- a CDS encoding M20 family metallopeptidase, with amino-acid sequence MNIKEEVLNIEKYIIEMRRYFHENPEESWKEYNTQKRICEELEKMGIKYEKVCETGVIGFLGKKGKKPIIGIRADIDALPVCEATNLPFASKNKNVMHACGHDGHISMLLGTAKILKKYEDILEGEVRLFFQPAEEFIANSGAKYMSECDEFKELDNIVGAHIWSYIPTGKISIEAGPRLASADTYDILIKGKGGHGAMPDQCIDPIVCGSTLVNTLQSIVSREICATDPVVVSVCSFNSGSSFNIIPSEAKLSGTVRTFNNTVRDSIPAKMERIVADITHSYRADYEFEFHYGTPATINDEYSSLIAAKAVENLYGKEAITKYPAAMLGEDFAKMLAKVPGCFALVGCRNEEKGVKEPHHNPKFDIDEDALKYGVGFFIQYVFEYNKAWKTK; translated from the coding sequence ATGAATATTAAAGAAGAGGTTTTAAATATAGAAAAATATATAATTGAAATGCGTAGATATTTTCATGAAAATCCAGAAGAAAGTTGGAAAGAATACAATACTCAAAAAAGAATTTGTGAAGAATTAGAAAAAATGGGAATAAAATATGAAAAAGTTTGTGAAACAGGAGTAATAGGATTTTTAGGAAAAAAAGGAAAAAAACCTATTATAGGAATTAGAGCAGATATTGACGCTTTACCTGTTTGTGAAGCTACAAATCTTCCATTTGCATCTAAAAATAAAAATGTAATGCATGCTTGTGGACATGATGGACATATATCAATGTTACTTGGTACAGCTAAAATTTTGAAAAAATATGAGGATATTTTAGAAGGAGAAGTTAGATTATTTTTTCAACCAGCAGAAGAATTTATAGCTAATTCAGGTGCAAAATATATGTCAGAATGTGATGAATTTAAAGAACTAGATAATATAGTTGGAGCACATATTTGGAGTTACATACCAACAGGAAAAATTTCTATAGAAGCAGGTCCAAGACTTGCTTCAGCAGATACTTATGATATTTTGATAAAAGGGAAAGGTGGACATGGAGCTATGCCAGATCAATGTATAGATCCAATTGTTTGTGGAAGTACTTTAGTCAATACTCTTCAAAGTATTGTTAGTAGAGAAATTTGTGCAACAGATCCTGTAGTTGTGAGTGTATGCTCTTTTAATTCAGGTAGCAGTTTTAATATAATTCCTAGTGAAGCTAAACTATCAGGAACAGTTCGTACATTTAATAATACTGTCAGAGATAGTATACCAGCTAAAATGGAAAGGATAGTAGCAGATATAACACATTCATATAGAGCTGATTATGAATTTGAATTTCATTATGGAACTCCAGCAACAATTAATGATGAATATTCAAGTTTAATAGCAGCTAAAGCAGTAGAAAATCTTTATGGAAAAGAAGCTATAACTAAATATCCAGCAGCTATGTTAGGAGAAGATTTTGCAAAAATGTTAGCTAAAGTTCCTGGATGTTTTGCTCTTGTCGGATGTAGAAATGAAGAAAAAGGAGTAAAAGAGCCACATCATAATCCAAAGTTTGATATTGATGAGGATGCTTTAAAATATGGTGTAGGATTTTTTATACAATATGTGTTTGAGTATAATAAAGCATGGAAAACTAAATAA